From a single Larimichthys crocea isolate SSNF chromosome XIII, L_crocea_2.0, whole genome shotgun sequence genomic region:
- the ubxn11 gene encoding UBX domain-containing protein 11 — protein MSSPLSMLKKTKRAPLHDPLSEPGGRQKVPFRRNLLKEVQAELAAADESIDPHPPPHAGQASTSKSKAPLKKGTPPSDFELMSAMMQRVTLLEKTVKSQAQEIDRKDKKISALEGKLKHLKESECTHDLSRDDLERKCQKLQNQVCEMESFLDDYGLIWVGDESSDSAESEKLLNMERSLSQPDASAVRKFHMNFDLVLQRIRELNILAGEGECFVRSTATGAQLAKKDPIQLSLYSNGIVMFEGPFRSYDEHSTQRCMQDLMDGYFPSELQERFPDGVPFEVHDRREEEFISRLTWNKFPGEGQAVRGQRDESGKKQSMDRFWSRLPKSVVKAGRVIDIRDSLRADLQGSSYDQSSNSVILIDTPALQAVKERLQTSSSDRPVSAHNVITLKVKSEDGNHTFILKMCFSETIGHLRQYLDKHREGSLPGYDIISAYPQCSYDDDSQALQSCGLTSNVTLLLRKRKHPQTLTEVR, from the exons ATGAGCTCACCTCTGTCCATGCTGAAGAAGACGAAGCGCGCCCCCCTCCACGACCCCCTGAGTGAACCCGG GGGCAGACAAAAGGTGCCTTTCAGGAGGAATCTGTTAAAAG AAGTTCAGGCAGAATTGGCTGCAGCTGATGAATCCATTgatccacatcctcctcctcatgctgGTCAAGCCTCAACTTCAAAGTCAAAAGCCCCGTTAAAGAAAG gCACTCCACCGAGTGACTTTGAGCTGATGTCTGCCATGATGCAGCGAGTGACCTTGCTGGAAAAAACAGTGAAGAGCCAAGCACAGGAGATCGATCGCAAG GATAAAAAGATTTCAGCTTTGGAAGGAAAACTGAAGCACCTGAAAGAATCAG AGTGCACGCATGATCTGAGCAGAGATGATCTTGAaagaaagtgccaaaaactgcagaatCAAGTGTGTGAAATGGAG AGCTTTCTAGATGACTACGGTTTGATCTGGGTGGGAGATGAGAGCAGTGACTCAGCTGAAAGTGAGAAGCTACTTAACATGGAGAGAAGCCTCTCGCAGCCAG ATGCCTCTGCGGTCAGGAAATTCCACATGAACTTTGACCTCGTGCTGCAGAGGATCAGGGAGCTGAACATCCTCGCAGGGGAGGGAGAGTGTTTTGTACGGTCGACAGCCACGGGGGCACAGTTGGCAAAGAAGGATCCCATTCAACTGAGTCTCTACAGCAACGGGATTGTCATGTTTGAGGGTCCTTTCCGCTCTTATGACGAGCACAGCACTCAG CGGTGCATGCAAGACCTGATGGACGGGTATTTTCCCTCTGAGCTTCAGGAAAGATTTCCAGATGGTGTCCCTTTTgag GTTCATGACAGACGAGAGGAGGAATTCATCTCGAGGTTAACGTGGAACAAATTTCCTGGTGAAGGACAGGCTGTTCGTGGGCAGAGAGATGAATCTG GCAAGAAGCAGAGCATGGATCGGTTCTGGAGCAGGTTACCAAAGTCTGTGGTAAAGGCTGGTCGTGTTATTGATATCAGGGACTCTCTGAGGGCTGACCTGCAG GGTTCATCTTATGACCAGAGCAGCAACTCAGTGATCCTCATCGACACACCAGCACTGCAAGCTGTGAAAGAGAg ACTGCAGACGTCCAGCTCTGACCGGCCTGTGTCTGCCCACAATGTTATTACACTTAAAGTGAAGTCAGAAGACGGGAATCATACTTTCATATTGAAAATGTGCTTCTCAGAAACAATCGGCCACTTGCGGCAGTATCTGGACAAACACAG AGAGGGCAGTCTCCCTGgttatgacatcatcagcgCGTACCCACAGTGCAGCTACGATGATGACAGCCAGGCGCTGCAATCATGTGGACTCACGAGTAACGTTACTCTGCTGCTGCGAAAGAGGAAACACCCTCAAACACTGACTGAGGTCAGATAA